The Campylobacter anatolicus nucleotide sequence AGGTTGCGATGTCGTGCTTGTCCCTGCTATGTGGGGGCGAGAAAGGGCGGATGCGTATCACTCGCTTTGTAAAGCATTGGCGATCGCAAATAACTGCTACGTGGCATTTTCAAGCTCACTTGATCTAGAAGTTTCGGGTGTTTTTCTACCAAATGGGAAATTAACGCAAAATACAAAATTTGATAGCAAGATGATAAATTTAGTAAAACAGGACTTAGGATTATAAAGTATATGACAGCACTTGAGAGAGAAAAATGTACAAAAATGGCAGATGAGATAGCTGATGTAGTGCAACTTACACCTGCTTTATATAGAGCGTTTTGTGAGACACCACGTGAGATTTATACACCTATTGGAGCTCACGCATATCGTCTAGACGCTCAACCAATCGGTGGCAATCAATGGATAAGCTCACCTTTGACAGTTGCAAAGATGACTTTAGCCTTAGATATTGAAGGTTGCGATAATGCGTTAGAAATCGGCTGTGGTAGTGGATATCAAGCAGCGATTTTAGCAAATTTAGTAAGGCGAGTTTTTAGCGTTGAACGTATAGAAAAACTTGCAATAGAGGCTAAAAAACGCTTTGAAAGCCTTAAAATTCGAAATATTCACGTGAGATTTGACGATGGCAATAACGGATGGAGAAGCTACGCCCCATTTGAACGTATACTACTCTCAGCGGCGGCGGATAGCACACCTGTACATCTTTTTTCTCAGCTTAAAAATGGAGGAGTCTTAGTCGCTCCGATAAAGCAAAACGATAAACAATATATCATTAAATTTAACAAAGATGAAAACGGCAATATAAGCGAAACAAGGCTTGATGAGTGTTTGTTTGTACCACTTTTAAGTGGTCGTGAATAAAAGCAAAAACTAAGTATTGATTAAAAGCTATAACGGCAAAAAATGTAAAGCTAGTAAATTTCTCAAAGAAGCATTAGCCAAATGCAATCTTAAAACGCGACAAATCGCAGAGTTAGAAAAATGGCACATAGCTATAAATTTAAAGTATCTTACAGATACAAAAACTTAATCAAGTTAAATTTGGGGTGAGCTACCCCAAATTTATTGCGTAATTTTATCAAATTTAACCTTCCACTCTGACTATTTAATTATCTCTTTTATCAAAAGTTGTGGCGTTACAAGCCCACGAAATGAGTTTTTAGATACAGAAACTATGATGTCTATATTCTCTCCTATGTGTGGCTGATGCGTGAAGTTAAAAAACAGAGCTTCAAGGCACTTCTCATCCTTTTGCAGTATGAGTTTTAGGTGGTTTTGTTCTCTACCGATAAGCTTTTTGTTTTTGACATTTAAAGCGTTTATGCGAAAAAGTGGACGTGGATTTTTCTGTCCATAAGGCTCAAAATGCTCTAAAATTTCAAGCAATTCGTAATCTATCTCACGTGCTGATATATCGCCCAAAAATTCATCAGAACTAGCAAATTTATGCAGATCCATCAAAAAGCAACTGCGATTTATCTCATCTTTAAATTTTTGCAGATTTTCAGGGTCTATTACAAGTCCAGCCGCACCCTTATGTCCGCCGTAGCTACTTAGTAAGCTCTCATGCTCAGCGATAAGCGAAAGTATATCTAGCT carries:
- a CDS encoding protein-L-isoaspartate(D-aspartate) O-methyltransferase; this translates as MTALEREKCTKMADEIADVVQLTPALYRAFCETPREIYTPIGAHAYRLDAQPIGGNQWISSPLTVAKMTLALDIEGCDNALEIGCGSGYQAAILANLVRRVFSVERIEKLAIEAKKRFESLKIRNIHVRFDDGNNGWRSYAPFERILLSAAADSTPVHLFSQLKNGGVLVAPIKQNDKQYIIKFNKDENGNISETRLDECLFVPLLSGRE